Genomic DNA from Paucilactobacillus hokkaidonensis JCM 18461:
TTGATTATGATTACACTTTGCCACCACATCTTGCTCATGATCATGAATTGAGAACACAAATAACGTCTGTTTACTCTTACCTTTGAGCATTGCAAGTTCCTCTAACCTTAAACAATCAGTATCTACTCCAACTGATTGTTTCAAGTAATCAAGCATCATCGCCAACACCGTTTCAGTATTTTCCTTCTTATCAACAGACAAAAACTGATATGGTGCATCGCCTGTAACCAAAAAAGTAGTCTTCTTATCATTGCTAATTACTATCGTACCCGCCACTTTTGCCAAATAGTCTACCTCAAATCTCTATTAACTGCTTTAATTACCCCATTGTAGCTACGTGAATCACTCAAGTAAAGTAACTTAATTACCAATTTATTTCTTAGTAATAACGTAACTATTTCTAGTTTGCTAAACATGATATACTATACGGCGTATTTCAAAAAAGGAGGAAGCACATTGGTTAAAAAAATACTCCCTTGAGAGAACGTACTATTAACCTGTTAATTAACCGGGGTGTCACCATTAACGATATCAGTGAATTAGTTTACTTTTTACAAAAAACCTATTTACCGGACATAACTATTATACAATGTACTGATAGTGTTGCAGCAGTTTTGAGTAAACGTGAGGTTCAAAATGCTGTTATAACTGGAATTCAACTTGATATTTTAACTGAGAAAAAGCAATTGTTTGAACCATTACAAACAATGCTCGACCACGATGAAGGCTTATATGGTGTTGATGAAACATTAGCTCTTTCGATCGTCAACGTATATGGTTCCATTGGTTTAACTAATTATGGCTACATTGATAAAATCAAGCCTGGAATCTTAGCCAAACTCAACGCACACGAAAAAGGACAGATTCACACATTCCTTGACGATTTAGTTGGAGCAATTGCTGCGGCCGCTGCCAGCAAAATGGCACATAAAGACCCAGAAGAACAAGATGATGATTTTCGTTATCTATCAACCACTAACATACTTTACTTTAAAAGGAGCATAACCCTTGGAAACTCTAATCGATTTTATTATCCATATTGATGCGCATCTCGTTTCAATCGTCAACACATTTGGAAATTGGTCATATCTAATTCTTTTTGCCATTGTATTTATTGAAACTGGAGCCGTCATTTTACCATTTTTACCTGGAGACTCGCTATTATTTGCTGCAAGTGCTATGGCCGCTAATCCTAAATATAATTTAAGCCTGACCATCTTTTTTATTATATTTCTAATTGCTTGTATTGCAGGAGACTCATTAAATTTCTTGATTGGCCAAAAATTAGGCAGGTCCCTATCAAATCACTCATGGTTCGGCAAATTAATTGATAAAAAAAGCTTAGCTAGATCTGAACAGTTCTTCGAAAAACATGGTGCACCAGCAATTATTCTTGCCCGATTTATGCCAATTATCCGCACCTTTGCCCCATTTGTTTCAGCGGGATCTGGCTTTGCATATCATCGATTCATCCGATTTAGTTTGATTGGTTGCGTATCTTGGGTCGTACTTTGCACATTTTGTGGTTACTTTTTTGGTAACTTACCCTTCGTTCAAGCCCACTTCTCAGCAATTATCCTAGCAATCATTGTAGTCACTTTGTTGCCTGCTATCATCGGATTAATTCGTTCGCGCTTTTCTCATTCTGATGAACTCGATTGATTTTTAGAAACAAAGTAAAGAATGATAAACTCGAGTTCTAACAAAATCACAAAAACCAAAACCGCATGAACAAAAAATGTTTCATCCAAAACATTTATAATAGGATCAGTCACTGGGTTAAATAACCAGTCTTGATTAGAGAATACTAACTGATGAAATCTAATAAAAAAATGATTAAAATTGATTGCTAATATCGAAAAGAATATAGGTACAGCAGTTATAAATCCCTGTAATGGAAGTATTAAGTGCCATAATTGATGCTTCTTTTTTTTGTATCTTAATGTTAATACGCTGATAATCCCTGACACCACTAACACGGCTTCATTCAACATAAACAAACTTTTAACATCAATAAAATGCTGCCTGCCAGATAACGAGAGTGCCACAAAATTAAAATGCAATGAGCCTCCTGGTAACTGCAAGAATCTCATCAATCGCCAATAATCAGCCATAATTTGTTGATGGGTTACCCCTGAGATTCCATGGTGCGATAAGAAAACCATTAATGGCGTTAAATTCAGTGTAATAAAAATGGCCATACTAATTAGAAACAGCACTAGCATGCTCCAATTTAGTATAACCATTAAATAATATTTAGTGTTTGCTAAAATCCCATTCATCTAATGTATCCACCTGATAAGTCGGTAATATTTTTTCTTTTTCGACATCAATCCGTTTTGAAAGACCTGAATACACAATTAAAGTATCCATTCCCACGTTAATTCCTGCTGCAATATCTGTATGATAATTATCGCCAACCATAACAACTTGATTCTGCGTTAACCCAATTTTATTTAGTGCCATTTGCATGATAATTTTTTCTGGTTTTCCAATCATAATTGGTTGCCGTTGCGTTGCATATTCCACTAATTTCACTAATGAACCAGCACCTGGAACCATTCCACGTTCATTCGGTAAATTACTATCGGCATTGGTCCCGATGAATGTAGCTCCATTTCGAACCGCTAACACTGCTAATTCAAACTTATGATAAGTTACATCTGAATCCAATCCAACCACCACATAATCGGGATTGTCTTCATCAAAAGTAAAACCGTTCGCTAATAACGCATTTTTTAATCCTATTTCACCAATAACGTATACTTTCCGATGTTGGTGATCAGCATACTGATCCAGATAATCGGCTGTGGCTAAAGCGGTCGTATAAATATTACTCTGATCAACATCAATATTATGATTAGTTTTTAAATTATCAGCAACGAACTCTGGCGTCCTGGTGCTGTTATTAGTAACGAACATTATCTTTTTATCTAACTTTTGAATCTGTTGAACAAATCTAGCCGCTGCTGGAATTGTCGTCGTTCCTTTATACGTAGTACCATCTAAGTCAATAAAGTATGCCTGATAACCCATTCAAATACTCCTTAATTATTTATGCCGAATCACAAATCTTTGATTTTGTGACTGTTTCTTAGTCGTCCGAACTGCAGTCTGACCTTTTCGCTCACTGACAGGAACTGGATTAACCTTTGTCTTTCGCTCACGAATTTGTGGTCCATTCGCCTTTTTGTTACTACGGTTTGATTGTTTCTTTTGATTATTTGAGTTCGGTTGTTTTCTTTGGTGACTAGTTTCACTCTTATTTTGAGTTCGTTTAACAGCATGGTCTTTTGACCGATTGCGATGATTAGTATGTTCACTTTTTTGAACTCGCACATCCAAATTTTGCACCACAAAATAAGCACACCCAAAGTTACAATACTCATATAAATAATCTTGAATTGCATCTTCCATTTGTGTTTTTTGTGCATTCTTATTTGAACTGGCATAAAACCCTTTCAGCCTTAATTGTTCAAAACCCCAGTCACCAACAATATAATCATACTTGCTAAGAATCGTACTAAATCGTTCACCTAATTTATCTGGTTCAAACGCATCACGATAATTAGCAACCAACCGATATTGGTGGCCATTAATTGTGAAAGCTGTTTCGTCTTCACGTTCAACTTTATAAATATCAGCACGTTGCTCTTGTCGTTGCGCAATCAACTGCTTCATTTTATCTCGGTCCAACTTAACGTCCCCCTCTCTACTTAATTTTTAATTTTTAAATTGGAAAATGTTTCATCAAATAATTCCCAAATACATCTCTAAAAAACTTATTATACATTAATTCGTTCTTTCCTGCGATTTCAATAGTCGGAAAAAACGGGATAAATAAATAGTGATCCAAGGTTGCCAATGTATATTGCTCAAAAATATCGATTGGTTTACCGTTACTGGTAACCTGCTTAGTTTGTTGCTTAAATTCCAATCCTGCATAGTGAATTTCACCAAATATTTTACCCCGGAATCCCATGCCCTTCAAAGGAAAACGTCTTAAAAAATTGCGGTTCTTCTCAATTTCACGTACTAATCTAATTAAATCGGATCCCAATAACGTCACTTTCATCACGTGCATTGCGTGTGGTAACATTTCATGCAGCTGATTTCGATTAACAATCCCCTCATCAAGACCATTTAAAAACAAACCAGTATTCAACATTGCTATGTCTGTGTTAGTAGATTCTTTCAAGGCTTCTAATCCAGAATTTACTAAACTAAGGTCATTTTCAAAATCCACTGATAGCGCGGTCGGGATCTTCGCAATTTGCTGTTTAGCTAGCAGTTGCTCCCCTTGTTGTAAGTAACCCACTATCTCCGCATCATCATCAGGTTCACTCGGTAAATGTTCAGTCACAGTGACACGCGCCTGCGCTGCCGAAATCTTATGATCTTCTAATTCTAAATCAATTTTACCAATATATTGACCATATTTACCAGCTGCCGCCAGTAATGACTGCCCAACTCGTTTGCCATGTTCTAGTAAATGATGCGTATGACTACCAATAATAACATTAAACTCTGGAAAACTGGCCGCAATTTTTTCATCAACGGTAATACCCAGGTGAGATAACAAAATTAACACATCATATTGTCCTTTAATTTTATCAAGTAAATACGGAATAGCTTCAAATACATCAATTGGCTGCCACCCCTCCAATGGATATGTAAGGATAAATGGTGCCGTCAACCCTAAAACTCCGACTCTAGTACCACTATTAGTCGTTATAATTTTAAATTGGCGCGCAAAATCAGGCTGTTGACCATTTTTTTGATCCAATAAGTTGCCTAAGACCACATCGAAGTTAGCATGTTGATATAACCGTTCTAGTTGTTCCTTTGTATTTCCCAATCCCTCATTATTGCCGATTGTCACCGCATCATAACCAATTTGGTTCAATAATTCAACATTTGCTTGCCCATCGGTAGCCTCACTTAGTGGATGAACTCGATCCATTGCATCCCCAAGATCAAATGTTAAAACACTGCTATTTGAACTAAGCAGTGCCTTTTGTTGCATTTTTAAATACCGTCTGATTTTCGGCCAATTCTCAAAATGAGAATGTAGATCATTTGTATGTAGAATCGTAATTTTTTCGCCCATCAGAACCCTCCAGTATCTTACTATAACTTAACCAATAATTAAGTTAGTGCCGTTTGTCATAGTCAATCTTTTTACCTGCTACCATTTGTTCTATATCCGACAAAGATAATGGCGTGCCAAATGGCAGCTCATAGTCCAAATAGCCCGTTTCAGGTGTGTCAATACCCACATTAATATTTTCCTTTGCAGCAACTGCATAATGGTGGATATGACCATGTAAATTAATAATTTGTGGTGCAATCCCTAACATCATTGGATAATGAGTCATATAGTATTGTCGATGGTCGTATTTTAACAATACGCCTACATCGTGAAACTCGAATTTAGGTTTACCATCTAAAAGATAATTATTTTGATCAAGAAACTTAAACAGCGCTCGACTATCATGATTACCCTTAACTAACACCAAGTGCCCGTTGAGCTGATTTAAAACTTTCAATACGGCTTCTTGTGACTTGGAAGCTGGCCTGGTAAAGTACAATGCAATATCACCCAAATGATAAACAGTATCTTTATTCTCCACCCGTTCATTCCAATGATCAATAATAGTCTGGTTCATTTGTGTAACGTTGTCAAAGGGACGAATTGCAAAATCAGTTATCCCCAAAAGATTCTCATGAAAAAAATGTGTATCTGCCGTGATAAAACGCATAATGTGTCTCCCCTTGCTCAATCCAAATAAAAAGAACTAGATTAACTGTGTAATCTAGTCCCATTATATCTCATTTTACTATTTTTTTAATCTTTCAACATCACGGGCAATCATCAATTCTTCATCAGTTGGTACCAGCAAAGTTTTAACCGTTGCTGAAGCTGAAGTCAAATCGCGTTCAACTCCACGAATATTGTTTTTCTCTGGATCAATTCCAACACCGAAATACGATAACCCATCAGCCACACTTTGACGGATTCCAATATCATTTTCGCCAACTCCGGCTGTGAATACCAAGACATCTAAACCATTCATTTCAGCAACATACTGACCAATATAACGAATAACCCGGTTAATCCACATATCACGAGCTAGCTTTGCACGGTGATTAGTATCCATCACTTTTTCTAAGTCTCGCATATCAGCAGAAACCCCTGAAATACCAACTAGACCAGATTTATGATTCAACACATCAATCATTTCTTCTGGATCTGAAATACCAAGTTTACCTTGCATCCATGCAATTAGTGATGCATCAACATCCCCTGAACGAGTCGCCATTGTAACTCCGGCTAATGGAGTAAATCCCATGGATGTATCAAATGATTTTCCATCTTTAATTGCTGTAATCGAGGCACCTGCTCCTAAATGCAAAGTAATCATTTTCAAATCTTTTAATGGTTTACCCAGCATTTCTGCAGCTCGACTAGAAACGTAACGATGACTTGTGCCGTGAGCACCATATTTACGAGCACCGTATTTGTCATACCATTCATAAGGAACACTATACATATAATTTACTTCGGGCATTGTTTGATGAAATGCAGTATCAAAAACTGCCACTGACGTTACATTTGGTAAGAGTTTACGAAATGTCTTAATACCGGCCAAATTAGCTGGATTATGCAAAGGAGCATAGTCTGCTAATTCATCAATTTTTGCAATCACATCATCATCAATTACAACTGAATCTTTAAAGTATTCACCACCAGCAACTACTCGATGACCAACACCGGTAATTTCATTATAATCACTAATAATCGATAAATTAAGTAATTGTTTCAGTAAAAAATTAACAGCTACTTCGTGATCTTTAACTGGCATTGTGGTATTGAATTTTTCACCATCACCATATTTAATAGAAACGATTGCGTCATCCATTCCGATGCGCTCAATGACACCCTTTGCAATAACATCTTCACTTGGCATTTCAAAAAGTTGGAACTTTAGTGTAGAACTTCCGGCATTAATGGCAATTGTTTTTGACATATTTTATTTCTCCTTTAAACCTCTAAATTTGTAGCAACCCAATTATCTATTTCTTGCATGAATGAAGCAAACTCCTCTTTATTTTTAAAAGATGGAAATTCGCCTAACAAAACTTTGGTAGCTTGTTTGCTATTCGGACCCCGTCTTTGTAAAAGCAAAATAGATTTTTGTGCCTCTTTGCTCTGAAATAATTCACTTGGTAGATTAATTAAGCCTTGTAAGTGTGCATGCTTTTGAATCCACTCAACAAATTGCTTCGATTCATCTGACTGAAACAAACCGCTAGGTACTAAGAAGGCTCCAAACCCGCCCGGCTTTAAGTAATTCATCGCCTGTTCAATCAACAAATGATGCACATACGAATGCCCTTTGTCTGCCCGCGTTTCATAATTGCTAGTATTTTCATCCAATGGATAATAGCCAACCGGCAAATCAGAAACTACAAGTTCACTTTGTGGAATATCAAGTGAATCAATTGCATCTTGATGATACAACTCAATATTTTGGTGCTGTAATGTAGTACTAATACTGGCTACCGCAAGCATTGAATCATCATTATCAATGCCATATCCATGAATTTTTTGTTTCGTAACTGTCTGCAAATGATTCATTACCGTTGTCAGCAAATTACCTGTTCCAACACTTAAATCAAAAATTGAAAACGGTGCTGAAAAATTGCTAACCTTTTCCAATAAGTAGGCCATCAATATTCCAATTGTATCTGGTGTCATTTGGTGATTCGACTGCACAGCGTCTTTTTTGATCGCCTTAAGCATAATAAGTTGAATCACCGTTCGAATTTCTTCAGCAGTGACATTTTTTAAATCAATTGTTTGATAGATCGCTTTTAGTTGTTGAACTACCGATTGCTCTGGTTGTCCATTTTCTACTTGCACTTGTCCATCATCAATTATATTTTCAGCATTTTCAATAAAAGCATCCAAGTATGAGCTTGAAACCGCTTGCTGCAAAATAGTTGTTGATTCATCAAAAGATTTAAATAATGACTCTATCTTATCTTGTGCCAGTTTACCTTCACTCCAATCTAGCTAACTTTCACTCACCCCACTAGTTTACAGATTTTCACAAGCAAATTCAAGAACCCACTACACTTTGATCAACATAATACGTAAATCCACTACTAAGCTTAACCTCCGCTTGCCCTTGTTCATTAACTCTCACCACTCCGGTATTAAAGTGATTGGCACTATTTGGTTTATTAGATCCTAAATTAGTCATTGTTTGACAAAGTAATTCGTTTTGTAATTTTGTATAGATCTGTCGTTGTTGACTATATTGTTGGTACCGTAATAAATCAATGGTTGTTACTAAAAACATCACTATCAACACACTCAATAAGGCATAACCTGGTTGTTTATTCATTTATTAACATCCCCGCTAAACTTATGAAATTTGACGATATCATTATATTCATGACCGCTTGTAGTTTCCACTTTAATTTCAACTTGCGTATCAGAAATTTGATCAGTTTTAAATTTCTGCACATGGTCTAGCAATGGTAAATATCCACCACCATGTTCAAGCAGTGTCAGATAAATGTGATCATCATTTCCATCTAAATTGTAATATTTCACATGAACAGGACTACTCAACATAATTCTATGCTCGCCACAGCCCATTAACTGAAATTGATGCGTGGTAGATTCCAATTCACGTAAAAAAAGATACCATTGGGCAGATTCATCAATGCTTTGATGATCGACTTTTTCAAATGAGTGGAGAAACCATCCAATCGTTAGCATTACCACTGATGTAATTAAAAGTGCCAATATGCATTCAATTAAAGTAAAGCCACGTTGCTTCATTGTTTAGTCACCGCGAACATAAGCTGTTCATTTTGTTTAATTTGTACAGCTTGCTCGCTCACCATAACCTGATACCCTTTTTGATTAAATTTTCGTTTTTGATGATCAATCATAAACTGATCTGTTGCTTCTTTGGCGATCCTGGCCAGCATAACTTCTTGATTAGCATGCCGCATTTGTGACTGCAATTGGCGTTCATTCACACAATACCAAGCAATTAGGATACTTAAAATTGTTAACGCCACGATACTATCTGCCAACACAAACCCCTTATTGTGCCACTTCAACATAAAAGCCTCCCCAAGCGAGTTGGATTTTCATTACATAATTTTTATTAGTCAGTGTAGAATGAAATTTTTGTGTTCC
This window encodes:
- a CDS encoding VTT domain-containing protein, giving the protein METLIDFIIHIDAHLVSIVNTFGNWSYLILFAIVFIETGAVILPFLPGDSLLFAASAMAANPKYNLSLTIFFIIFLIACIAGDSLNFLIGQKLGRSLSNHSWFGKLIDKKSLARSEQFFEKHGAPAIILARFMPIIRTFAPFVSAGSGFAYHRFIRFSLIGCVSWVVLCTFCGYFFGNLPFVQAHFSAIILAIIVVTLLPAIIGLIRSRFSHSDELD
- a CDS encoding TIGR01906 family membrane protein; this encodes MNGILANTKYYLMVILNWSMLVLFLISMAIFITLNLTPLMVFLSHHGISGVTHQQIMADYWRLMRFLQLPGGSLHFNFVALSLSGRQHFIDVKSLFMLNEAVLVVSGIISVLTLRYKKKKHQLWHLILPLQGFITAVPIFFSILAINFNHFFIRFHQLVFSNQDWLFNPVTDPIINVLDETFFVHAVLVFVILLELEFIILYFVSKNQSSSSE
- a CDS encoding TIGR01457 family HAD-type hydrolase — encoded protein: MGYQAYFIDLDGTTYKGTTTIPAAARFVQQIQKLDKKIMFVTNNSTRTPEFVADNLKTNHNIDVDQSNIYTTALATADYLDQYADHQHRKVYVIGEIGLKNALLANGFTFDEDNPDYVVVGLDSDVTYHKFELAVLAVRNGATFIGTNADSNLPNERGMVPGAGSLVKLVEYATQRQPIMIGKPEKIIMQMALNKIGLTQNQVVMVGDNYHTDIAAGINVGMDTLIVYSGLSKRIDVEKEKILPTYQVDTLDEWDFSKH
- a CDS encoding YutD family protein; amino-acid sequence: MDRDKMKQLIAQRQEQRADIYKVEREDETAFTINGHQYRLVANYRDAFEPDKLGERFSTILSKYDYIVGDWGFEQLRLKGFYASSNKNAQKTQMEDAIQDYLYEYCNFGCAYFVVQNLDVRVQKSEHTNHRNRSKDHAVKRTQNKSETSHQRKQPNSNNQKKQSNRSNKKANGPQIRERKTKVNPVPVSERKGQTAVRTTKKQSQNQRFVIRHK
- a CDS encoding bifunctional metallophosphatase/5'-nucleotidase; this encodes MGEKITILHTNDLHSHFENWPKIRRYLKMQQKALLSSNSSVLTFDLGDAMDRVHPLSEATDGQANVELLNQIGYDAVTIGNNEGLGNTKEQLERLYQHANFDVVLGNLLDQKNGQQPDFARQFKIITTNSGTRVGVLGLTAPFILTYPLEGWQPIDVFEAIPYLLDKIKGQYDVLILLSHLGITVDEKIAASFPEFNVIIGSHTHHLLEHGKRVGQSLLAAAGKYGQYIGKIDLELEDHKISAAQARVTVTEHLPSEPDDDAEIVGYLQQGEQLLAKQQIAKIPTALSVDFENDLSLVNSGLEALKESTNTDIAMLNTGLFLNGLDEGIVNRNQLHEMLPHAMHVMKVTLLGSDLIRLVREIEKNRNFLRRFPLKGMGFRGKIFGEIHYAGLEFKQQTKQVTSNGKPIDIFEQYTLATLDHYLFIPFFPTIEIAGKNELMYNKFFRDVFGNYLMKHFPI
- a CDS encoding metallophosphoesterase; this translates as MRFITADTHFFHENLLGITDFAIRPFDNVTQMNQTIIDHWNERVENKDTVYHLGDIALYFTRPASKSQEAVLKVLNQLNGHLVLVKGNHDSRALFKFLDQNNYLLDGKPKFEFHDVGVLLKYDHRQYYMTHYPMMLGIAPQIINLHGHIHHYAVAAKENINVGIDTPETGYLDYELPFGTPLSLSDIEQMVAGKKIDYDKRH
- a CDS encoding acetate/propionate family kinase, producing MSKTIAINAGSSTLKFQLFEMPSEDVIAKGVIERIGMDDAIVSIKYGDGEKFNTTMPVKDHEVAVNFLLKQLLNLSIISDYNEITGVGHRVVAGGEYFKDSVVIDDDVIAKIDELADYAPLHNPANLAGIKTFRKLLPNVTSVAVFDTAFHQTMPEVNYMYSVPYEWYDKYGARKYGAHGTSHRYVSSRAAEMLGKPLKDLKMITLHLGAGASITAIKDGKSFDTSMGFTPLAGVTMATRSGDVDASLIAWMQGKLGISDPEEMIDVLNHKSGLVGISGVSADMRDLEKVMDTNHRAKLARDMWINRVIRYIGQYVAEMNGLDVLVFTAGVGENDIGIRQSVADGLSYFGVGIDPEKNNIRGVERDLTSASATVKTLLVPTDEELMIARDVERLKK
- a CDS encoding N-6 DNA methylase, with product MAQDKIESLFKSFDESTTILQQAVSSSYLDAFIENAENIIDDGQVQVENGQPEQSVVQQLKAIYQTIDLKNVTAEEIRTVIQLIMLKAIKKDAVQSNHQMTPDTIGILMAYLLEKVSNFSAPFSIFDLSVGTGNLLTTVMNHLQTVTKQKIHGYGIDNDDSMLAVASISTTLQHQNIELYHQDAIDSLDIPQSELVVSDLPVGYYPLDENTSNYETRADKGHSYVHHLLIEQAMNYLKPGGFGAFLVPSGLFQSDESKQFVEWIQKHAHLQGLINLPSELFQSKEAQKSILLLQRRGPNSKQATKVLLGEFPSFKNKEEFASFMQEIDNWVATNLEV
- a CDS encoding competence type IV pilus minor pilin ComGF; its protein translation is MKQRGFTLIECILALLITSVVMLTIGWFLHSFEKVDHQSIDESAQWYLFLRELESTTHQFQLMGCGEHRIMLSSPVHVKYYNLDGNDDHIYLTLLEHGGGYLPLLDHVQKFKTDQISDTQVEIKVETTSGHEYNDIVKFHKFSGDVNK